The Pongo abelii isolate AG06213 chromosome 3, NHGRI_mPonAbe1-v2.0_pri, whole genome shotgun sequence DNA window ATTTTAGATGTTGAGCTATTCCACTTAATGCCCTCGGGGACATTTTCAGATCCAGAGCTCAGAGAAAATACTGATGAGATGACTGGGCCATCATTAGTGTCGTTAGTCCTTTCAGAATTCTTTAATTCCAAAGGCTTATCCCCAGGCTGTTGAGATCTATCTTCTCCAGTTATGTTTATATGTAAATACTCACTCTTATGTTGAGAGGAAATCTGGCCTACAGTTGAAACTGCCTTGTGTTCTTCTGTCTGGTTATCTTCCTGCTTCCTATTAGAGGAAACCACTTTTACAGGAATACTGATTTTACTTGTAGATTCCAAGTCATTTTCACTTACAGGCAATAAGCCCTTTTCTCCAGAGAAGGAAAAGGTTGCAGGTGATGCAGCAAAAGGGAGTAACTTCTGTGAGTTACTGTGtaaatttcttccattttcagCAAAACAAACAGCAGCTTTATATGGAAAAGGGTTTGATGCAGCTCCAAGGCTACgtaaaacactgtttttaaatACAGATGCTAGAGAATGACCTTTTAAGGCAACGGAAGGAAAAGCAGTTCTATGtggatacaaattattttttttctgaaaatcctCAATTGTTTCCGAATTAATGAAGGATTTTCCATTGTTGTGCACATTAGAATTTGGCATAATAAAATCATAAGACCTTACCCATTTCACATTTTTAAGCTGTTTCTGAACTGAAGGTTGAAAACTATCAATGCCTACGAGTTTTCCAACATTCCCATCAACTGTCAGTGACTTTGTTTTTTCTGCAGAAAGTACTTTTTCTTGTTCATTTGAACCCTTCTCTTTCATCATACGTTCAGAATTACCTCCATTACCCCTCCCAGCTTCAAGGCAATTATTTTCTTCCAGCGGAAACAGTTTCAGAACAAGCTGCTGTGTACCATTGACAACCTTCACGTCTATCAACTGGGCTAAACAGTTTGCAGGGACAACTAGTTCTGCTGGTGCAACAACTGTCAATGGCATACCTGGCTGAACAGGTTCTTTCGCAGGGGATAACACTTCTACTTCAACATTTTTGTTCTCAAATAGGTTGACTTCATTTGGCTCAGACAGGGTCATTTTATTTGGAATACAAACTACATCTTTTTGGTATTCCTTTGGTTCAGGTAACAACACAATATTGTGcattttgtctttatttgcatGGAGAGAGAAACCTGACAGTTGATCTGACCACTTATTTTGAAATGTAGTCCGTGGATTGGAAGCTTTTAGAAGCTCTGGGTTCTGTTTTGAAGTTCCGGTTCTTTTTggctccagcttggcaacagctTTGACTGGCCGTTTCGCACCTGCCCTTTCATGTACTCTCTTCGTGTGTTTGACAATATAATCATTTCTAATAGCACCATAGTCACAATACTCACACTGATAAGGAAATATGCCTGTGTGTTTCACCAAATGCCTCTGAAACTCTCCTTTCGTATATGAAATGCAGCTGCAGTGAGAACAAATGAATTTAATCTCCTCGTGTTGAAGGGTGTGCTTTTTGTACTGCAGCGGGTCCTTTGTGGAGAATCGACATTTATCACAATAGTATTTGCCTGGCTTAAAGTTCCTTACCTTAAATTTGTTATTGACAGAACTTGAgaagttttcagttttatttccaACATGAGTAGCACTGGGATTATTGCTCACAAAATGAAAATTGGGAGGAGCTGCACCGAGGCTGCACTGGAAGCAGACATACATACCGTCCTTCCCTGTACCCTTCTGCAAATCTTGAAGAGAGATCTTGTGAACACTTTTGCACTTTGCACATGTAGCAATGGTCAtcatggcagcctctgcctctgagcCTTGATACAAAAGGGTTTGTGCTTCTTGTCTATCTGGCCGAGGTGCTCCATTAGCATCAGGCTGTTTGGGTGACATGGTCAATGAATTATGTCCACCGTTCAAGTGTGTAGTGTATAGCTGCTGTCCAATATCCTTCATCTTATCTGCATTTCTAAAAAGAGCCAACTAAAATTCAGAAAGTTTTCACATGATAAAATCCTTAGGAGATATCCTTCTATACAGTTTGTGATGGGTAGGGGCGCAGCTACTTCTTGGGTGCATACTTAATTATCTTTCTTTATATACTGCCACAGTAGGTTCATGATCCCAAAATATGACTGCTTTCAGCTCTCTGACATTCCAGGTAAcactaaaggaaaacaaaattataaagcatGATTACTACAAGAGTTCAGCTAAGCTATTAACAAACTTATCCTATATTTTAATGGCGTTGGACATTTTATGGTAAATCTCAACATATGATTTTAGATGCATGTTATAACAATAACACAACAGAGTTGGCAAGTAAGcctaaattgaaaacattttcaaactcaGCCCCCTATAAATTACTttagccaaatcatgaatgaacacAGATATACCAGGAACAAGTACATCATAGAAGCCATTCAGGACAGCCTTTGATAAGCGAAAGTCATTTTCAAGTGTCAGTGAGCACATCTTTCATAGGTATAATTTCATATTAACTTCACAAAAATGTTATACAGGACACTGTCAGTTCAGTTTTTGAACAAGTTAGTTATCAAGTGGTAGAGCTAGGGCTTTGGCCTGGGGTGTTCACATTTGTTTCTACATTATAGCTTATTATCAGCTTGAATACCAACTCTCTCACTCACACGCTTAATTTGCTTTCATGAGTGCTAAGAAGCCCATAATACTGACAATGTTAGCAAGCCTGCTGCAGCATCTTATTGGGaatctactatgtgctgggcattaTTCAAAAGTGCTGTAAGGCAGTGAATGAAAGCAAATCAGTCCCTCTCCTGGTGATGCACACACTGCAGAGGGGGAAACAGATTACATATTTGCCAATGGTGGTAAGATACTTGGGAAAAAAGCAAGGCCAACAGGACAGGAAAGGCCACGGTGATGAGGCTGCAGGGCTGGGTATGGAGGTGAGGACAGTCAGAAAAGGCCTCATGCTAAGTTCATGTCTGAGCAGAAACCTGGGGGCAACCACAGTGAGCACTGTGGCTGCTGGAAAAGGGGTGTTTCAAGCAGAGAAAAGGCAAAGATCTGTGGGAAGTGGGCCTGCTGCTCGTGAGGAACAGCAAGGGGAATGGGGAACAGGGGACATGTTCCAGGAAAGGCAATAACCCAGTATTGTACGGACATGGCAGGGGAGAGGCTGGAGCAGAAAGGAGATCACAGATGGCCTGGCCTGGGACACAAGAGGTGCCGAATGTTTTCTAGAGCAAGtaagcactccaatatacacagagtaaccttttttttcttttttctttttttttttttttgagacagtgtttcactcttgttgcccaggctggagtgaaatggtgcaatcttggctcactgcaacctccgcctccagggttcaagcaattctgctgcctcagcctcccgagtagctgggattacaggtttgcaccaccatgcccggctaattttgtatttttagtagagacagggtttctccatgttggccaggctggtcttgaacccctgacctcaggtgatctgcctgcctcagcctcccaaagtgctaggattacaggcgtgagccatcgcacctggccacaGTGACTCTTTTATATAATCTTTAAAGACACTTATTTTCCCAGAATATGCCAAACTAGGAGCATAACAAAATCCATTCTAGTTTGGAATCTGCTAAAAGCCTTTCTTTCATGACTTAAGAAAGTCACCTAAAtcttctgaacctcagtttttcaTCTGGCAACAAGAATTAGGAACAATTATCCAATCCCTCCCAGCGCTGCCATGATGATTAGAATGCTAGAGTATAAGAACGCTGGAGTATAAGAGAAGACTTTTGAAATTTTCGAGTCCTTCTCCAAGTGTCAAGAGGCACCCAGAGGGACTCAGTCAGTGTTTGTTCAATGACAATGATGGGTGGCAACACAGGTAGCTTCCTTCTGGCACAATGCTAACAGGCCAAGAGCCATATAAAGGTAGTCTGAAAGACCGATGTGGGGGAGTTTAAAAAAGCCCCTCCACAGGGGCTCAAGAGATACAACAGTAACGCACTCAGATCTGGCGTAAAACCTGCTCTTTGGAAAGCACCAAAATAACACATCATATCTGATGACAAGCTGTATTTTCT harbors:
- the ZNF518B gene encoding zinc finger protein 518B — translated: MKDIGQQLYTTHLNGGHNSLTMSPKQPDANGAPRPDRQEAQTLLYQGSEAEAAMMTIATCAKCKSVHKISLQDLQKGTGKDGMYVCFQCSLGAAPPNFHFVSNNPSATHVGNKTENFSSSVNNKFKVRNFKPGKYYCDKCRFSTKDPLQYKKHTLQHEEIKFICSHCSCISYTKGEFQRHLVKHTGIFPYQCEYCDYGAIRNDYIVKHTKRVHERAGAKRPVKAVAKLEPKRTGTSKQNPELLKASNPRTTFQNKWSDQLSGFSLHANKDKMHNIVLLPEPKEYQKDVVCIPNKMTLSEPNEVNLFENKNVEVEVLSPAKEPVQPGMPLTVVAPAELVVPANCLAQLIDVKVVNGTQQLVLKLFPLEENNCLEAGRGNGGNSERMMKEKGSNEQEKVLSAEKTKSLTVDGNVGKLVGIDSFQPSVQKQLKNVKWVRSYDFIMPNSNVHNNGKSFINSETIEDFQKKNNLYPHRTAFPSVALKGHSLASVFKNSVLRSLGAASNPFPYKAAVCFAENGRNLHSNSQKLLPFAASPATFSFSGEKGLLPVSENDLESTSKISIPVKVVSSNRKQEDNQTEEHKAVSTVGQISSQHKSEYLHINITGEDRSQQPGDKPLELKNSERTNDTNDGPVISSVFSLSSGSENVPEGIKWNSSTSKIKSIELLRRKIAQLIESCGKPSSLASNSAHRRSVGQASKGTSKAISEGIQEINVSLTGPGHSTGTLQKPPNDGGITGNRQLTHQQIYPHFADGSNRKTKSRAARKAHVATPVLIPKGAVLRVLNSSENAHIIEATCEAPVSIPCSETQLIKPVPFCPVKQADSDLQPLRSERGPIDMSQNIATPLRPKLRKESAVCSTIHKKTGLLYGQQGSSELNKQGRLLSRSLSISRNKTKQVHLSRKKTKIQAEPSRCLKDPSIFQVARQLRLIAAKPDQLIKCPRRNQPVIVLNHPDVDSPEVTNVMKVINKYKGNVLKVVLSERTRCQLGIRRHHVRLTYQNAEEASQIKRQMMLKMKLKKVHKNNYQVVDSLPDDSSQCVFKCWFCGRLYEDQEEWMSHGQRHLIEATRDWDVLSSKGK